A single Actinomadura algeriensis DNA region contains:
- a CDS encoding ferredoxin produces MVSGPGRLSVDRDACRGAGQCAYNAPELFDQDEDDGLVVLLNAEPAPAQLASARRAADACPNRVIVLAEPPERTEPG; encoded by the coding sequence ATGGTGAGCGGGCCGGGCCGTTTGAGCGTCGACCGCGACGCCTGCCGGGGCGCGGGCCAGTGCGCCTACAACGCGCCCGAGCTGTTCGACCAGGACGAGGACGACGGGCTGGTCGTGCTGCTGAACGCCGAGCCGGCGCCCGCGCAGCTGGCGTCCGCGCGCCGCGCCGCCGACGCCTGCCCGAACCGCGTGATCGTCCTGGCCGAGCCCCCGGAGCGGACGGAGCCGGGCTAG
- a CDS encoding cytochrome P450 — MERAAVPFPVHRDDPLDPPAEYAGLLDGPPVRVVTPDGAEHWMVSRLADVRAVLADPRLSAVDTLPNFPRLLPLPVAPGALSFLRMDDPEHARLRRTLTAEFTVRRVNLMRPGITDTVDALLDAMIEQGPPADLVPAFALPLPSLVICRLLGVPYRDHDFFQDRSAESLRLDIPRGEAAAAFGELAAYLDGLVADKERDPTDDLLGRVARRVRSGELEHGEAVAMARLLLLAGHETTANMIGLGTFTLLRRPAELARLRADPALVRPAVEELLRYLTIVHRGTQRVAREAVEVGGVTIEAGEGVVVALAAADRDPGAFADPGVFDPARPPGHHVAFGFGAHQCIGQTLARVEMEIAFARLLDRLPGLALACPPGEVRFRDSVVYGVHALPVTW, encoded by the coding sequence ATGGAACGTGCCGCGGTGCCCTTCCCCGTCCATCGCGACGATCCCCTCGACCCTCCGGCGGAGTACGCCGGGCTGCTCGACGGGCCGCCGGTCCGGGTGGTGACGCCCGACGGCGCCGAGCACTGGATGGTGTCGCGGCTCGCCGACGTCCGGGCCGTCCTGGCCGATCCCCGGCTCAGCGCCGTCGACACGCTGCCGAACTTCCCCCGGCTGCTGCCGCTGCCCGTGGCGCCGGGCGCGCTGTCGTTCCTGCGGATGGACGATCCGGAGCACGCCCGGCTCCGCCGCACGCTGACCGCCGAGTTCACGGTCCGGCGCGTCAACCTGATGCGCCCCGGCATCACCGACACCGTCGACGCGCTGCTGGACGCGATGATCGAGCAGGGCCCGCCCGCCGACCTGGTGCCGGCGTTCGCGCTGCCGCTGCCGTCCCTGGTGATCTGCCGGCTGCTCGGCGTGCCCTACCGCGACCACGACTTCTTCCAGGACCGCAGCGCGGAGTCCCTCCGGCTCGACATCCCGCGGGGCGAGGCCGCCGCGGCGTTCGGCGAACTCGCCGCGTACCTCGACGGGCTCGTCGCCGACAAGGAGCGCGACCCGACCGACGACCTGCTGGGGCGGGTCGCGCGGCGCGTCCGGTCCGGGGAGCTGGAGCACGGCGAGGCGGTCGCGATGGCGCGGCTGCTGCTGCTCGCCGGGCACGAGACGACCGCCAACATGATCGGCCTCGGCACGTTCACGCTGCTGCGGCGTCCGGCCGAGCTCGCGCGGCTGCGCGCGGACCCCGCGCTGGTCCGTCCCGCCGTGGAGGAACTGCTGCGCTACCTGACGATCGTGCATCGCGGCACGCAGCGCGTGGCCCGCGAGGCCGTCGAGGTGGGCGGCGTGACGATCGAGGCCGGCGAGGGCGTCGTCGTCGCGCTGGCGGCCGCCGACCGCGATCCCGGCGCGTTCGCCGATCCCGGCGTCTTCGATCCGGCCCGCCCGCCGGGCCACCACGTCGCGTTCGGGTTCGGCGCGCACCAGTGCATCGGCCAGACCCTCGCGCGGGTGGAGATGGAGATCGCCTTCGCGCGGCTGCTCGACCGCCTGCCCGGCCTCGCGCTCGCCTGCCCGCCCGGGGAGGTCCGGTTCCGCGACTCGGTCGTCTACGGCGTCCACGCCCTGCCGGTGACATGGTGA